In Rhodospirillum rubrum ATCC 11170, a genomic segment contains:
- a CDS encoding glycosyltransferase family 4 protein, whose protein sequence is MRITIVTDAWHPQPNGVVRVVDTVRQRLEHRDHEVQLIEPGLFRCMPCPTYPEIPLALLPARPLRKMIDEFRPEAVHIATEGPLGQAARSLCLKRGWPFTTAYHTKFPEYIHARTHLPLDWLYTFMRRFHGPSSAVLCPSPSVRRELAGRGFANAIEWSHGVDTALFRPQPKDFIDLPRPLFLYVGRVTVDKNLPAFLDLDLPGSKLVIGSGPQREGLMRRYPKAHFHIAFGDQELSRYFAAADCFVFPSRTDTFGLVMLEALASGVPVAAFPVTGPRDVIGAAPVGVLDEDLARAAMGALTLDPLACRAYAEGFSWERVVDELLHALRPLPTAAAPLAQARIA, encoded by the coding sequence TTGCGCATCACCATCGTCACCGACGCCTGGCATCCCCAGCCCAATGGGGTGGTGCGGGTGGTCGATACCGTTCGCCAGCGCCTTGAGCATCGCGATCACGAGGTTCAACTTATCGAACCGGGGTTGTTTCGCTGCATGCCCTGTCCGACCTATCCCGAAATTCCCCTGGCCCTGCTGCCGGCCCGGCCCTTGCGCAAGATGATCGATGAATTCCGTCCCGAAGCCGTTCATATCGCCACGGAAGGTCCCTTGGGGCAGGCGGCGCGCAGCCTGTGCCTGAAGCGCGGTTGGCCCTTCACCACCGCTTATCACACCAAATTTCCCGAATACATCCACGCCCGCACCCACCTGCCGCTCGACTGGCTCTATACCTTCATGCGGCGCTTCCACGGGCCGTCGTCGGCGGTGCTCTGCCCCTCGCCCTCGGTGCGTCGGGAATTGGCCGGGCGGGGCTTCGCCAATGCCATCGAGTGGAGCCACGGCGTCGATACCGCGCTGTTCCGCCCCCAGCCCAAGGACTTCATCGACCTGCCCCGGCCGCTGTTTCTTTATGTCGGGCGGGTTACCGTCGACAAGAACCTGCCGGCCTTCCTTGATCTCGATCTGCCCGGCAGCAAGCTGGTGATCGGGTCGGGCCCCCAACGCGAGGGGCTGATGCGGCGCTATCCCAAGGCCCATTTCCACATCGCCTTCGGCGATCAGGAACTGTCGCGCTATTTCGCCGCCGCCGATTGCTTCGTCTTTCCCAGCCGCACCGACACCTTCGGTCTGGTGATGCTCGAAGCCCTGGCCTCGGGGGTGCCCGTCGCCGCCTTTCCGGTGACCGGACCGCGCGACGTGATCGGCGCCGCCCCCGTCGGCGTGCTCGACGAGGATCTGGCCCGGGCGGCCATGGGGGCCCTGACCCTCGATCCCCTCGCCTGTCGCGCCTATGCCGAGGGGTTTTCCTGGGAGCGGGTGGTTGATGAATTGCTCCACGCCCTGCGTCCTTTGCCCACCGCCGCCGCCCCCCTTGCCCAGGCGCGCATCGCCTAA
- a CDS encoding ABC transporter ATP-binding protein, translating into MTPREPRAIDVENLTKIFDDRKRGRVTAVDALSFEVPQGATVGLLGGNGAGKTTTLSMLLGLLLPTTGRVRVLGVDMVRDRHKALARMNFSSPYVDLPHRLTVRENLTVYAHLYGLSRPAARIAELARDLDVAGLLERPAGKLSAGQKTRVALAKALLNDPLVLILDEPTASLDPDTGDWVRGYLEEWRRRRGATVFLASHNMAEVERLCEAVLIMRGGRVHDRGTPNDLVSRYGRVSLEEVFLDIARAAPGPGGSEASGGEAAQRSPSDR; encoded by the coding sequence ATGACCCCGCGGGAACCACGGGCCATCGATGTCGAAAACCTGACCAAGATCTTTGATGATCGCAAACGCGGCCGGGTCACGGCGGTCGACGCCTTGAGCTTCGAGGTGCCCCAGGGCGCCACCGTCGGCCTGCTTGGTGGCAATGGCGCGGGCAAGACGACGACGCTGTCCATGTTGCTCGGCTTGCTGCTGCCAACGACCGGCCGGGTACGGGTGCTGGGGGTTGATATGGTGCGCGACCGCCACAAGGCCCTGGCCCGGATGAACTTCTCCAGCCCCTATGTCGATCTGCCCCACCGGTTGACGGTGCGCGAGAACCTGACCGTCTATGCCCATCTTTACGGTCTGTCGCGACCGGCCGCGCGCATCGCCGAACTGGCCAGGGATCTGGATGTGGCTGGGCTGCTGGAGCGGCCGGCGGGCAAGCTGTCGGCTGGCCAAAAGACCCGGGTCGCCCTGGCCAAGGCCCTGCTCAACGATCCCCTGGTGCTGATCCTTGACGAGCCCACGGCCTCGCTTGATCCCGATACCGGGGATTGGGTGCGCGGCTATCTGGAGGAGTGGCGGCGGCGGCGGGGCGCCACCGTGTTCCTGGCCAGCCATAACATGGCCGAGGTCGAACGGCTGTGCGAGGCGGTGCTGATCATGCGCGGCGGCCGGGTCCACGATCGCGGCACCCCGAACGATCTGGTCTCGCGCTATGGGCGGGTCAGCCTGGAAGAGGTTTTCCTCGATATCGCCCGCGCCGCCCCCGGCCCCGGCGGGTCCGAAGCCTCCGGGGGCGAGGCCGCGCAAAGGAGCCCGTCCGACCGATGA
- the nhaA gene encoding Na+/H+ antiporter NhaA, which produces MPLQAIVSFLRLDIAAGVILVGAAVLALIAANSPAAALYEQVFQTPFVIGYGPWLLEKPLLLWINDGLMAVFFLLVGLEIKREVRGGELSTPRLAALPAVAAVGGMVVPALIYASLTWGDAFALRGWAIPAATDIAFALGILTLLGPRVPISLKIFLTALAIIDDLGAILIIAFFYTASLSPLALLLAAACLALLIGLNLSGQRRLWPYLLIGVVLWVCVLKSGVHATLAGVVLALTIPLGATDDESASADKPLERLEHGLHPWVTYAILPLFAFANAGVSLAGLPPSALLAPVPLGIVLGLFLGKQIGVFGFSWLAIRSGLAPMPQGARWRDLYGVALITGVGFTMSLFIGTLAFETSDPLAADFGTEVRLGVLSGSLLSGVIGYLVLRLSRRNPATE; this is translated from the coding sequence ATGCCTTTGCAAGCCATCGTTTCCTTTCTGCGTCTTGATATCGCCGCCGGGGTTATCCTGGTCGGCGCGGCGGTCCTTGCCCTGATCGCGGCCAATTCGCCGGCGGCGGCGCTCTATGAGCAGGTCTTTCAAACGCCCTTCGTCATCGGCTATGGCCCCTGGCTGCTGGAAAAGCCCCTGCTGCTGTGGATCAACGACGGCTTGATGGCGGTCTTTTTCCTGCTGGTCGGGCTGGAGATCAAACGCGAGGTGAGGGGGGGCGAATTATCGACCCCGCGTCTGGCCGCCCTGCCGGCCGTCGCCGCCGTGGGCGGCATGGTGGTGCCCGCCCTGATCTATGCCAGCCTGACCTGGGGCGATGCCTTCGCCCTGCGCGGCTGGGCCATTCCGGCGGCCACCGACATCGCCTTCGCCCTTGGCATCCTGACGCTGCTCGGTCCACGGGTGCCGATCTCGCTCAAGATCTTCCTGACCGCCCTGGCGATCATCGACGACCTCGGCGCTATTTTGATCATCGCGTTCTTCTATACGGCAAGCCTGTCGCCGCTCGCCCTGCTGCTGGCTGCCGCATGCCTCGCCTTGTTAATCGGCCTTAATCTGTCGGGTCAGCGCCGCCTGTGGCCCTATCTGCTGATCGGGGTCGTGCTGTGGGTCTGCGTGCTGAAATCGGGCGTCCATGCCACCCTGGCTGGCGTCGTTCTCGCCCTGACCATTCCCTTGGGCGCGACGGACGATGAAAGCGCCAGCGCCGACAAGCCGTTGGAGCGCTTGGAACACGGCCTGCACCCCTGGGTCACCTATGCCATCTTGCCCCTCTTCGCCTTCGCCAATGCCGGGGTGTCGCTGGCCGGCCTCCCCCCTTCGGCCCTGCTCGCCCCGGTGCCCCTTGGCATCGTGCTCGGGCTGTTTCTTGGCAAACAAATCGGCGTCTTCGGGTTTTCCTGGCTGGCGATCCGCAGCGGCCTTGCCCCGATGCCCCAGGGGGCGCGCTGGCGCGATCTGTATGGCGTGGCCCTGATCACCGGGGTCGGCTTCACCATGAGCCTGTTCATCGGCACCCTGGCCTTCGAGACCAGCGATCCGCTGGCCGCCGATTTTGGCACCGAGGTGCGTTTGGGCGTGCTGAGCGGGTCCCTGCTCTCGGGCGTCATCGGCTATCTGGTGCTGCGCTTGAGCAGGCGAAACCCGGCCACAGAATAG
- a CDS encoding methyl-accepting chemotaxis protein, giving the protein MFDFFQSKRPQDAAAAHSLEQKFARLKADSADLAELHAVLDGNAGVGLWDAVIHEGDPLHAQSRWTWSAEFRRLVGFKSETEFPNVVGSWADRLHPEDAASTFEAFGALLSDTTGRTGYDVTYRLKMRDGAYRWFRATGGCLRDAAGKPLRACGSLTDVHEQADMAERMRILSHHAGVGLWDAVLHNGDAMHPQSRWTWSPEFRHLLGFESEAEFPDVVRSWSDRLHPDDVGPTFAAFGALLTDRSGRTGYDVTYRCKVRNGSYRWFRATGGCLRDRAGNPLRACGSLINVDAVMRAEETQRRLENDKVEILSRVGQALAGIESDIDSVIDAAQAASGQAGQTREAAATGQDQILHLATTLEQMASATDQIRGLVNSIQQIAQQTNLLALNAAIEAARAGEHGAGFNVVASEVRTLSTRTHSTSNEITGRIDASGTVMSSASAQGQGVVAAFEDIGRMIDTSVQAVGVIQEKVRSQRARLGDIHALLASLS; this is encoded by the coding sequence ATGTTCGATTTTTTCCAGTCCAAGCGCCCCCAGGATGCCGCCGCCGCCCACAGCCTTGAACAGAAGTTCGCCCGGCTCAAGGCCGATAGCGCCGATCTGGCCGAACTCCACGCGGTTCTTGACGGCAATGCCGGCGTCGGATTGTGGGATGCGGTGATCCACGAGGGCGATCCCCTTCACGCCCAAAGCCGCTGGACGTGGTCGGCCGAATTCCGCCGGCTGGTCGGCTTCAAGAGCGAGACGGAGTTCCCCAATGTCGTCGGCTCCTGGGCCGACCGCCTGCATCCCGAGGATGCCGCTTCGACCTTCGAGGCCTTTGGCGCCCTGCTGTCGGACACCACCGGCCGCACCGGTTATGACGTGACCTATCGTCTGAAGATGCGCGATGGCGCCTACCGCTGGTTCCGCGCCACCGGCGGCTGCCTGCGCGATGCCGCCGGCAAGCCTTTGCGCGCCTGCGGATCGCTGACCGATGTCCACGAGCAGGCCGACATGGCCGAACGCATGCGCATTCTCAGCCACCACGCCGGCGTTGGCCTGTGGGATGCCGTGCTCCACAACGGCGACGCCATGCACCCGCAAAGCCGCTGGACGTGGTCGCCCGAGTTTCGCCACCTGCTGGGTTTTGAAAGCGAGGCCGAGTTTCCCGACGTGGTCCGTTCGTGGTCGGACCGCCTGCATCCCGACGACGTCGGCCCGACCTTCGCCGCCTTCGGCGCGCTTTTGACCGATCGCAGCGGCCGCACCGGCTATGACGTGACCTATCGCTGCAAGGTTCGGAACGGATCTTATCGCTGGTTCCGCGCCACCGGCGGCTGCCTGCGCGATCGCGCCGGAAATCCTTTGCGCGCCTGCGGATCGCTGATCAACGTCGATGCGGTGATGCGGGCCGAGGAAACCCAGCGCCGGCTGGAAAACGACAAGGTGGAAATCCTCTCACGGGTCGGTCAGGCCCTGGCGGGCATTGAAAGCGACATCGACTCGGTGATCGATGCCGCCCAGGCCGCCAGCGGTCAGGCCGGCCAGACCCGCGAGGCCGCAGCCACGGGCCAGGACCAGATCCTTCATCTGGCGACCACCCTGGAGCAGATGGCCAGCGCCACCGATCAGATTCGCGGCCTGGTCAACAGCATTCAGCAGATCGCCCAGCAAACCAATCTTCTGGCCCTCAACGCCGCCATTGAGGCCGCCCGCGCCGGCGAGCATGGGGCGGGCTTCAATGTGGTGGCCAGCGAGGTTCGGACGCTTTCGACGCGAACCCACAGCACCTCCAACGAGATCACCGGCCGCATCGACGCCTCCGGCACCGTCATGAGCAGCGCCAGCGCCCAGGGTCAAGGCGTGGTCGCGGCCTTTGAAGACATCGGTCGCATGATCGATACCTCGGTCCAGGCCGTCGGAGTCATCCAGGAAAAAGTAAGAAGCCAGCGCGCCCGTCTGGGCGATATCCACGCCCTTCTCGCCTCGCTAAGCTAA
- a CDS encoding EAL domain-containing protein, translating into MPQSTVVSGGARAMMEMLGRLEAAPAGYQVAVIALSQLQPEFRRPLLVRRATDLFEPLVKAVGGPRVYLPDSLDIVVIGKNLSRAGVRLAAEGIRTLFGADPLVRGRTGGGIDRFARWFDLGRADHHGAFKALADDIDRRSAEQAQATGAWDGHEQPLTPKRLALLISDMETLDVAPLLQRQPVIRVTKAPSAEIDFEEIFISLSALRKRVAEHIDLQSDRWLFQDFSRSLDRHILRTLKPLATCRGAGTISVNLNLETLTSDTFEGFVQAMPLEQRLIVEVQGIDVFADIGAFLRARDRLRNRGHRLLIDGLTPRTMETVDLGQLDADFYKLQWNPGFIHVVDGDEAAAARGLIGAIGAAKLVLSRVESEQAMTWGLLCGIRRFQGFFVDTLLGGAILGACHDPGHCTLSRCIATRRGVSGLLREQCRDRAALDHTVRIAGRAKRIAS; encoded by the coding sequence ATGCCACAGTCGACAGTCGTATCCGGGGGCGCGAGGGCGATGATGGAGATGCTCGGGCGTCTCGAAGCCGCCCCAGCCGGCTATCAAGTCGCCGTCATCGCGCTTTCGCAGCTTCAGCCGGAATTCCGTCGCCCGCTTCTGGTCCGCCGGGCCACCGATCTGTTCGAACCGCTGGTCAAGGCGGTTGGCGGACCACGGGTCTATTTGCCTGACAGTCTGGATATCGTCGTGATCGGCAAAAACCTGTCGCGCGCCGGTGTCCGCCTTGCCGCCGAAGGGATCCGCACGCTGTTTGGCGCAGATCCCCTGGTTCGGGGCCGAACCGGGGGCGGGATCGATCGCTTCGCCCGCTGGTTCGACCTGGGGCGGGCCGATCACCACGGCGCCTTCAAGGCCCTGGCCGATGATATCGACCGGCGCTCGGCCGAACAGGCCCAGGCGACCGGCGCCTGGGACGGCCATGAGCAGCCGCTGACGCCCAAGCGCCTCGCCTTGCTGATCTCGGATATGGAAACCCTCGATGTGGCGCCGCTGCTCCAGCGCCAGCCGGTGATCCGCGTCACCAAGGCGCCAAGCGCCGAGATCGATTTCGAAGAGATTTTCATCTCGCTGTCGGCCCTGCGCAAACGGGTGGCCGAACACATCGATCTGCAAAGCGATCGCTGGTTGTTCCAGGATTTCAGCCGCTCGCTTGATCGTCACATCCTGCGCACCCTCAAGCCCCTGGCGACCTGCCGCGGCGCCGGGACGATCAGCGTCAATCTCAATCTGGAAACCCTGACCTCGGACACCTTCGAGGGGTTCGTCCAGGCCATGCCTTTGGAACAGCGCTTGATCGTCGAGGTTCAGGGGATCGATGTCTTCGCCGATATCGGCGCCTTCCTGCGGGCGCGCGATCGGTTGCGCAACCGGGGGCATCGCTTGTTGATCGACGGGCTGACGCCCCGAACCATGGAAACGGTCGATCTTGGCCAGCTTGACGCCGATTTTTACAAGCTTCAGTGGAATCCCGGCTTCATTCATGTCGTCGATGGCGACGAGGCCGCCGCGGCGCGCGGGTTGATCGGCGCCATCGGCGCGGCGAAACTGGTGTTGAGCCGGGTCGAGTCCGAACAGGCGATGACCTGGGGATTGCTCTGCGGGATTCGCCGCTTCCAGGGGTTTTTCGTTGATACCTTGCTGGGGGGGGCGATTCTCGGCGCCTGTCATGATCCGGGCCACTGCACCCTTAGCCGCTGCATCGCCACTCGACGGGGGGTGAGCGGCCTTTTGCGGGAACAATGCCGCGACAGGGCGGCGCTTGATCATACGGTGCGCATCGCCGGCCGGGCGAAAAGGATCGCCTCGTGA
- a CDS encoding D-alanyl-D-alanine carboxypeptidase/D-alanyl-D-alanine-endopeptidase — MAFWARRGFGFGLMVFVTLLAAAIAQPAAAREATKKAAAAAGPAKTATTAELIAHYGFAPHQIGFAVRDLQTGRWLSAHNAQEPFLPASVSKVPTTVAALELLGPSYRWETRLVSTGSVVDGVLKGDLYLVGGGDPVLDGRRLSALVDSLGTAGIRAVDGRFLYDDTLIASAPEIEPSQPADLAYNPGFGALALDFNRVMLTWDPKGGPRMGEVFDVPPVDSVRFRVSGPQDPPWSTKAGALRYEDTPPPVVTAGLAPMAHPPQTPGESWVLAPTWKGSGSTWLPVKHPGAHVAQVARALAQRDGVTLPPPQPGAAPPRARVIGLSESPPLFEVATAALKHSNNLVAEMIGMTATRRITGRALAPTESAETLAALFRATLPGLDWSTFRLANHSGLTMDSRMTPEQMTAILDYAQLHAFSGLDYAGLLPTRRWGLEDDSDLPETRDGRLPVWAKTGTVYYGRGLAGYIVPRSGHLLAFSFFANDLDKRRTFDEANLHHDGRAIAAARGWLGRARALERDLVERWLATY, encoded by the coding sequence ATGGCTTTTTGGGCCCGGCGAGGCTTTGGCTTCGGCCTGATGGTTTTTGTCACCCTGCTGGCGGCGGCGATCGCCCAGCCGGCCGCGGCGCGCGAGGCCACCAAGAAAGCGGCGGCGGCGGCCGGCCCGGCGAAGACGGCGACGACCGCCGAACTGATCGCCCATTACGGCTTCGCCCCCCATCAAATCGGCTTCGCCGTGCGCGATCTGCAAACCGGCCGCTGGCTGAGCGCCCATAACGCCCAGGAGCCGTTCCTGCCGGCCTCGGTCTCGAAAGTGCCGACGACCGTCGCCGCCCTCGAGCTTCTCGGCCCCTCCTACCGCTGGGAAACCCGGCTGGTCTCCACCGGCAGCGTCGTTGACGGCGTGCTCAAGGGCGACCTTTATCTGGTGGGCGGGGGCGATCCGGTGCTCGATGGCCGGCGGTTGAGCGCCCTGGTCGATAGCCTGGGCACGGCGGGCATCCGCGCGGTCGACGGGCGGTTCCTCTATGATGACACCCTGATCGCCAGCGCCCCCGAGATCGAACCCAGCCAGCCCGCCGATCTGGCCTACAACCCGGGCTTCGGCGCCTTGGCCCTGGATTTCAACCGGGTGATGCTGACCTGGGATCCCAAGGGCGGCCCGCGCATGGGCGAAGTCTTCGATGTGCCGCCGGTCGACAGCGTGCGCTTTCGCGTCTCCGGCCCCCAGGACCCGCCCTGGAGCACCAAGGCCGGCGCCCTGCGCTATGAGGACACCCCGCCCCCCGTTGTCACCGCCGGTCTGGCGCCGATGGCCCATCCCCCCCAGACGCCGGGGGAATCCTGGGTGCTGGCCCCGACCTGGAAGGGATCGGGCTCCACGTGGCTGCCGGTCAAGCATCCGGGCGCCCATGTCGCCCAGGTCGCCCGCGCCCTTGCCCAACGCGACGGCGTGACCCTGCCGCCGCCCCAACCCGGGGCCGCCCCGCCGCGCGCCCGGGTGATCGGCTTAAGCGAAAGCCCGCCGCTGTTCGAAGTGGCGACGGCGGCGCTCAAACATTCCAACAATCTGGTCGCCGAGATGATCGGCATGACCGCCACCCGGCGGATCACCGGCCGGGCGCTGGCGCCTACCGAAAGCGCCGAAACCCTGGCGGCGCTGTTTCGCGCCACCCTGCCCGGCCTCGATTGGTCGACTTTCCGTCTGGCCAATCATTCAGGCCTGACCATGGACAGCCGAATGACCCCCGAACAGATGACGGCGATCCTTGATTACGCCCAGCTTCACGCCTTCAGCGGCCTGGATTACGCCGGATTGCTGCCAACGCGGCGCTGGGGCCTGGAAGATGACAGCGATCTGCCCGAAACCCGCGACGGCCGCCTGCCGGTCTGGGCCAAGACGGGAACCGTGTATTACGGGCGGGGGCTGGCCGGTTATATCGTGCCGCGCTCGGGACACTTGCTCGCCTTCTCGTTCTTCGCCAACGACCTCGACAAGCGCCGCACCTTCGACGAGGCCAATCTTCACCACGACGGGCGGGCGATCGCCGCCGCCCGCGGCTGGCTGGGCCGCGCCCGGGCGTTGGAGCGCGATCTGGTGGAACGCTGGCTGGCGACCTATTGA
- a CDS encoding DUF3369 domain-containing protein: protein MSDDELLFAEEDPSDNVGEGIGRAPWVILVVDDDTEVHALSRLLLSEIEFKGRRVAMYSAYSAAEARAMLGRIDDVAVILLDVVMETDDAGLKLVRTIRETMNNRDVRIILRTGQPGQAPEREVIETYDINDYKSKTELTAQKLHTALVAALRAYDDIMALVLSRQGLRKILDAAASLYRQRSMELFAAGVLTQINALLGGDRDGILCVQSRKEQADEDDPAGAMVVLAASGAYERLVGKRVDELPESPVISLIREAAASRTSRHGSHASALYMPTGDGRETVVFLHAAEPLKAQDRALMQLFCDNISAGFDTVCEIDDLRRENVRLRARLGEAKAP from the coding sequence ATGAGCGACGACGAGCTTTTGTTCGCCGAGGAAGACCCCTCCGATAACGTCGGCGAGGGCATCGGTCGGGCGCCCTGGGTCATCCTGGTGGTCGATGATGACACCGAGGTTCATGCGCTTAGCCGACTGCTTTTGTCGGAGATCGAATTCAAGGGCCGGCGGGTCGCGATGTATTCGGCCTATTCGGCGGCGGAAGCCCGGGCCATGCTGGGGCGGATCGACGATGTGGCCGTCATCTTGCTTGATGTCGTGATGGAAACCGACGATGCCGGTTTGAAACTGGTGCGGACCATTCGCGAGACCATGAACAATCGCGATGTGCGGATCATTCTACGCACCGGACAGCCGGGACAGGCGCCCGAACGCGAGGTGATCGAGACCTATGACATCAACGACTACAAAAGCAAAACCGAGCTGACGGCGCAAAAACTGCACACCGCCCTGGTGGCGGCGCTGCGCGCCTATGACGACATCATGGCCCTGGTGCTGTCACGCCAGGGGTTGCGCAAGATCCTCGATGCCGCCGCCTCGCTGTATCGTCAGCGCTCGATGGAGTTGTTCGCCGCCGGGGTGCTGACCCAGATCAACGCCCTTCTTGGTGGCGACCGCGACGGCATCCTCTGCGTTCAGAGCCGCAAAGAGCAGGCGGACGAGGACGACCCGGCGGGGGCGATGGTGGTTCTGGCGGCGTCGGGGGCTTATGAGCGGTTGGTCGGCAAAAGGGTGGACGAGCTTCCCGAATCGCCCGTGATCAGTCTGATCCGCGAAGCCGCGGCAAGCCGGACCTCGCGCCATGGCTCCCATGCCTCGGCGCTTTACATGCCGACCGGCGATGGTCGCGAGACCGTGGTCTTTTTGCATGCCGCCGAACCGCTCAAGGCCCAGGATCGGGCGTTGATGCAGTTGTTTTGCGACAATATCTCGGCCGGCTTTGACACCGTTTGCGAGATCGACGACCTGAGGCGTGAAAACGTCCGGCTGCGCGCCCGGCTGGGCGAGGCCAAGGCTCCCTGA
- a CDS encoding diguanylate phosphodiesterase, with protein MSRVGVGEQGLEAGGEDISAPKTGLLGGLRGLAVLVTWLRDTLRQPLGYRLARLRPNVLRRRSPATRAAIHDLVAGLARDPEIKAFLLPDDEILVIHHQTDGPRVLAALNAICALDPRDRACSAPLELGRDSPLVAWSQITTDGEALLAWAEQALSEALSKTGPLGTPGGPEIGLDAPLLASGAGDRGTSRGRPLTPEGLAKLENALVLADLSNQVRRQRMVMIGDDGALTPVMTELFVDIAELRQTIAPQVDLFSNAWLFRRFTATLDQRMTAFIGGYVAAVETPAVSLNLNVATLLGPGFGPLREVSRRFPQMTLIVELRLDDVMADLPAYLFAREYLHHLGFKVLIDGLGPQAMLWLDRKRLGADYLKAQWSHDLGAMVDTAEGAALAERIRASGSARTILCRCDDSHAVEVGRKLGCGVFQGFYLDDLLREGRPHDVGGRREEGG; from the coding sequence GTGAGCAGGGTCGGCGTGGGCGAACAGGGTCTGGAGGCCGGCGGCGAAGACATTTCGGCGCCGAAGACCGGGTTGCTGGGCGGCTTGCGCGGTCTGGCCGTTCTGGTGACGTGGTTGCGCGACACTTTGCGACAGCCTTTGGGGTATCGGCTGGCGCGGCTCCGCCCAAACGTACTGCGGCGGCGCTCGCCGGCCACACGGGCCGCCATCCATGATCTGGTCGCCGGTCTGGCCCGCGATCCCGAGATCAAGGCCTTCTTGCTGCCCGACGACGAGATTCTGGTGATCCACCATCAAACCGACGGCCCCCGCGTGCTGGCCGCGCTCAACGCCATCTGCGCCCTTGATCCGCGCGATCGGGCCTGCTCGGCGCCGCTGGAACTGGGGCGCGACAGCCCGTTGGTCGCCTGGAGTCAGATCACCACCGATGGAGAGGCCCTGCTGGCCTGGGCCGAACAGGCCTTGAGCGAGGCTTTGAGCAAGACCGGCCCGCTGGGGACCCCGGGCGGACCGGAGATCGGCCTTGACGCGCCGCTTTTGGCGAGCGGGGCGGGGGACAGGGGGACAAGCCGGGGGCGGCCGCTCACCCCTGAAGGGCTGGCCAAGCTGGAAAACGCTCTGGTTCTGGCCGATCTGTCCAACCAGGTGCGTCGGCAGCGGATGGTGATGATCGGCGATGACGGCGCGCTCACGCCGGTGATGACGGAGCTTTTCGTCGATATCGCCGAATTGCGCCAGACCATCGCCCCCCAGGTCGATCTGTTTTCCAACGCTTGGCTATTTCGACGCTTCACCGCGACGCTTGATCAACGCATGACCGCCTTCATCGGCGGCTATGTGGCGGCGGTGGAAACCCCCGCCGTCAGCCTCAACCTCAATGTCGCGACCTTGCTGGGGCCGGGCTTTGGTCCCTTGCGCGAGGTGTCGCGGCGGTTTCCGCAGATGACCCTGATCGTGGAACTGCGCCTTGATGACGTCATGGCCGATCTTCCGGCCTATCTGTTCGCCCGTGAATACCTCCACCACCTGGGCTTCAAGGTGCTGATCGATGGTTTGGGCCCCCAGGCCATGCTGTGGCTTGATCGCAAGCGGCTGGGGGCGGATTATCTCAAGGCGCAATGGTCGCACGACCTTGGGGCGATGGTCGATACCGCCGAAGGCGCCGCCCTGGCCGAGCGGATCCGGGCTTCGGGAAGCGCCAGGACCATCCTTTGCCGCTGCGACGACAGCCACGCCGTGGAGGTCGGGCGAAAGCTTGGCTGCGGGGTGTTCCAGGGGTTCTATCTTGATGATCTGCTGCGCGAGGGGCGCCCCCACGATGTCGGGGGACGACGGGAGGAGGGGGGATGA
- a CDS encoding ABC transporter permease: MSVSSPLPPPGSPVGAADRAFSGRRVFAIVLRHWYLMRGSLPRLLEMAYWPIIQVVTWGFITQFLMGQSSLIAQAAGIFLGAVLLWDVLFRGNLGVSLSFVEEMWSRNLGQLFVSPLRPYELAALMVMSILRTLVGVVPASLLAIAFYAFNIYALGLPLLAFFANLLVMGWAIGLIVCAFLLRFGMGAESMAWVMVFAFWPIAGIYYPIDVMPPVLQAIAYAFPPAHVFEGMRQLMIDGSFSMGHFWAAVGLNVFYLGGALGLFLWVFRIARRRGLLLDVGE, translated from the coding sequence ATGAGTGTCTCGTCCCCCCTGCCGCCTCCCGGATCGCCCGTGGGCGCCGCCGATCGGGCCTTTTCCGGGCGGCGGGTTTTCGCCATCGTCCTGCGCCACTGGTATCTGATGCGCGGATCGTTGCCCCGTCTGCTGGAAATGGCCTATTGGCCGATCATTCAAGTGGTCACCTGGGGCTTCATCACCCAGTTCCTGATGGGGCAGTCCAGTCTGATCGCCCAGGCGGCCGGGATTTTCCTGGGGGCGGTGCTGCTGTGGGATGTGCTGTTCCGCGGCAATCTCGGCGTATCGCTGTCGTTCGTCGAGGAGATGTGGTCGCGCAATCTGGGCCAATTGTTCGTCAGCCCCTTGCGGCCCTATGAACTGGCGGCCTTGATGGTGATGAGCATCCTGCGCACCCTGGTCGGCGTGGTGCCGGCCAGCCTGCTGGCGATCGCCTTCTATGCCTTCAACATCTATGCCCTCGGGCTGCCGCTGCTGGCCTTTTTCGCCAATCTTCTGGTGATGGGGTGGGCCATCGGCCTGATCGTCTGCGCCTTTTTGCTGCGCTTTGGCATGGGGGCGGAAAGCATGGCCTGGGTGATGGTCTTCGCCTTCTGGCCGATCGCCGGCATCTATTATCCGATCGATGTCATGCCGCCCGTGCTCCAGGCCATCGCCTATGCCTTTCCCCCCGCCCATGTGTTCGAAGGCATGCGCCAGTTGATGATCGATGGCAGCTTTTCCATGGGCCATTTCTGGGCGGCCGTCGGCCTCAACGTCTTTTATCTGGGCGGGGCTTTGGGGTTGTTCCTCTGGGTCTTCCGCATCGCCCGCCGCCGGGGCCTGTTGCTCGATGTCGGGGAATAG